A portion of the Lysinibacillus timonensis genome contains these proteins:
- the deoB gene encoding phosphopentomutase, with protein MKPFKRIHLIVMDSVGIGEAPDAHQFGDEGSDTLGHIAEKMNGLTMPNLEAFGLSNIREIKGIKTVATPKAFYGKMQEASVGKDTMTGHWEIMGLNIDKPFKVYPEGFPKELIDQLEERTGRKVIGNIPASGTEIIEELGKEHMETGAIIVYTSADPVLQIAAHEEIIPLEELYRICEIARELTLQPDFLVGRVIARPFIGTPGNFARTSNRHDYALKPFGRTTMNELKDTGFDVIAIGKISDIYNGEGVTEAIRTKNNTDGMDQLAQVVKRDFHGISFLNLVDFDANYGHRRDPIGYGEALEEFDRRLPEVLAELGEDDLLIITADHGNDPTFPGTDHTREYVPLLIYSPRFNGGEELPLRNTFADIAATIAENFGVQAPPFGTSFLSNLKL; from the coding sequence ATGAAACCCTTTAAAAGAATACATTTAATCGTCATGGATTCAGTAGGTATCGGTGAGGCGCCAGATGCTCATCAATTTGGAGACGAAGGTTCAGATACTCTAGGCCATATCGCAGAAAAAATGAATGGTTTAACTATGCCGAATCTAGAAGCATTTGGTTTATCGAATATTCGGGAAATAAAAGGAATTAAAACAGTGGCCACACCGAAGGCATTTTACGGCAAAATGCAGGAGGCTTCAGTTGGAAAAGATACAATGACTGGTCACTGGGAAATCATGGGGCTTAATATCGACAAACCATTTAAAGTGTACCCCGAAGGTTTTCCTAAAGAGCTAATTGACCAGTTAGAAGAGAGAACTGGCCGTAAAGTCATTGGGAATATACCTGCAAGTGGAACAGAAATCATTGAAGAGTTAGGCAAAGAGCATATGGAAACAGGAGCGATTATTGTCTATACATCGGCTGATCCAGTGCTTCAAATTGCTGCACACGAAGAGATTATTCCATTAGAGGAGCTTTACCGAATTTGTGAAATTGCACGTGAATTGACGTTGCAACCAGACTTCCTTGTTGGCCGGGTGATAGCGCGCCCATTCATTGGAACTCCAGGTAACTTCGCTCGTACTTCCAATAGACACGACTATGCATTAAAACCGTTTGGTCGTACAACAATGAACGAATTAAAGGATACTGGCTTTGACGTAATTGCAATTGGGAAAATCTCTGACATTTACAATGGTGAAGGGGTAACGGAAGCTATTCGTACAAAAAATAACACAGATGGAATGGATCAACTTGCGCAAGTGGTGAAACGTGATTTTCATGGTATAAGCTTTTTAAACTTAGTTGACTTTGATGCAAACTATGGTCATCGTCGAGATCCGATAGGGTACGGTGAAGCACTTGAAGAATTTGATCGCCGTCTACCAGAAGTATTAGCTGAACTAGGTGAAGATGATTTACTAATCATTACGGCGGATCATGGAAACGATCCTACATTCCCAGGTACTGATCATACACGTGAGTATGTTCCATTACTCATTTATTCACCAAGATTTAATGGTGGCGAAGAACTGCCACTTCGTAATACATTTGCAGATATTGCTGCAACAATTGCTGAAAACTTTGGTGTTCAAGCACCACCATTCGGCACAAGTTTCTTATCTAATCTTAAATTATAA
- the xerD gene encoding site-specific tyrosine recombinase XerD, translating to MNSTKDAMLDYIHFLRVERQLSDNTLASYRRDLESYVEHLHNVQGIDNLNEVERTNILMHLDTLRTNGISARTIARHISSIRSFHQFLLREKVTDTDPTVHLDMPQIDQKLPKVLSIEEVDALIAAPNRDKPQGIRDTAMLELLYASGMRISECIDLNVNDVHLTMGFVRVFGKGGKERIIPLGKTAISALDVYLQIARDKLQGKYPKTDAFFINQRGKRLTRQGCWKLLKEHAEKANIKKEITPHTLRHSFATHLIENGADLRAVQEMLGHADISTTQIYTHISKTRLSEVYKQFHPRA from the coding sequence GTGAATAGTACTAAGGATGCCATGTTAGATTACATTCATTTTTTACGAGTAGAACGTCAGCTTTCCGATAATACGTTAGCTTCTTACCGTAGAGATTTAGAAAGTTACGTGGAACATTTACATAATGTACAAGGGATTGATAATTTAAACGAAGTAGAAAGAACAAATATATTAATGCATTTGGATACTTTGCGTACAAATGGTATATCCGCTCGTACAATTGCGCGGCATATATCGTCTATTCGTTCCTTCCATCAATTTTTATTGCGAGAAAAAGTTACGGATACTGATCCGACCGTGCACTTGGATATGCCACAAATAGATCAAAAGCTACCGAAAGTATTATCGATTGAGGAAGTTGATGCCTTAATTGCTGCACCGAATCGTGATAAGCCTCAAGGAATTCGCGATACGGCTATGTTAGAATTGCTCTATGCTTCTGGAATGCGAATTAGCGAGTGTATCGATTTAAATGTAAATGATGTCCATTTAACAATGGGCTTCGTCCGGGTATTTGGGAAAGGTGGCAAAGAGCGGATAATTCCACTAGGTAAAACCGCTATTTCTGCTCTTGACGTATATTTGCAAATCGCAAGGGATAAATTGCAAGGGAAATATCCAAAAACAGATGCGTTTTTTATCAATCAAAGAGGAAAACGCTTGACTAGGCAGGGTTGCTGGAAGCTTTTAAAAGAACATGCTGAAAAGGCAAACATTAAAAAGGAGATTACTCCACACACATTGAGACATAGTTTTGCGACCCATTTAATAGAGAATGGTGCAGACTTACGTGCAGTTCAAGAAATGTTAGGTCATGCAGATATATCAACAACGCAAATCTATACGCACATTAGTAAAACAAGATTATCAGAGGTTTATAAGCAGTTTCATCCGAGGGCTTAA